agaggattcttttccattggaatcctaatccaaaatttctctccctgatttatttattaagaattcgccTATAACACTCTATaatgtgtaggcctgttttcttagcaggtactagTTCACAAGATTTCCAGGGTCCGGATCTGGCAAAGCTGAGTACTGGCATGTgcgatcttgtgatcttttctggttaaataaaaacctctacaaaaggggttgGCTTATACAAAGGcaacatgaaaaagtcacttttttaaccttgaaaatgtggggggggggggggggggtggcttatACTCCAGAATATACGGTAATTGGAATTAAATCCTCTCTGTCTAAATAATTGTATATCCTGTCCCTGATTAATGAATAGCAAAGCGGAAGTGAAAAGCAAAACTATTTTTGTCAAATCAACCTGTTTTACATTGGCATGTGTAGTGAATTCCTTATCTTGAAGTATTCTGGTTTTGCTGGCTCTCTCACATGAGGTATGTATATTATGGCATCTGTGCTTGTCTATTTACATCAGTTGAAGTTTTAGCAGGAACCTTTCTCTTCTAGGTCAAAAGCATGACCCATATTTGTCATCCTGCATTAACAAGAGTATGAATTCATGCAGAAATTTTCTTAACACTGACTTGGACACTCTGAGAAATTGGTTCACAATGATGGAAATGTGATCGGAAGAAAGCAGAAAAATACTGTGTTCTTTCCTCATGGTATCCGTACTGCAAATTGAGTGACAGATTTAAGATGCTTGAGATACTCTAAGACAGCTGGGAAGGCACCAGGAAAGTGACATTGCATGTGTAGTGAAAGAAGGAATTTGAAAGCTGACTTTTCACTTGTTTGACAGTGTAAACTTGTCAAAGCTGAGTGCATGATAATTAAATGATAGAAATTATTTACAGTAGCTGAAATCAATCAAGTTTGAGGAAATAGATGAAAATTGCCTGAGTAGAAGTGATAGTAGGTTGAAAGGAGCTGGTTTTTGACAAATTAAAGCTGAAGATCCTGGTTCAGATGCTTTCTCGAGAACAAATCTAGACATTCTTGTGGAATAAGAGTGAAAAAGGGAATTTAAAATCGGGTGTAATCCATCTTCCTCTCCCCTGTTCCCACACTAATTTCTGTATTGTATATTTCAACTCTGGAATTTCTGCCTCAAATACTGATGTTGCCTCACTTTGCAACTGTTTTTATGGAGTAATACCCAAGTGATTTAAGCCCTGCAGTAGAAAGGTACAAAGTAAATGTCATTCAAATTTACTGCTACTGTTTTGCTTAAGTTCTACTTTGTGGTCCTAGTTTTGTATTGTCTGACAGTGGGTTCATTTGTTGACATGATTGTTCAGTACCATAACTTATTAATGCTGTTGTACAAGTTGTAGAGTCTGATAGTTGAGTTGCTTTCTTTTGCAAGTACATGGAACTACTGTACATCACTAAAGTTCATTGTCCTTTTGCAGACAAATCTTCCAATCTTTAAGATGAAGGATTCGTGTGTGCGCCGACGATACAGTGACTTTGAATGGTTAAAAAGTGAATTGGAGAGAGACAGTAAGGTAAAGGCTACTGACTTGGAAGTGTATTGATTTATGGATCTCTTGCTGGTTTGTTAGATTTTATTCAGTGTTTTAAAACTCTACAATTGGTATCAGCTTGTACATTTGAGTATCAGTTACAAGCTTTATCTTTTAAGACTTTTTAGTAGAgacatttttaaaataaactaACATTTAAACCATTGTCACACAGTGGCTTTTTAATTAAGAGCATTTTGCTACATTAACAATGTTTGTTTGTGTTTGCCCACTGCCCATGAAATGATTCTATCCTTTGGGTGCATACATAAGCTACAGAAATAATTAATTTGAAGCAAGTACTTTGGTAAAACAGAATTTGTGCAATCTGAAAAATGTCTCATTGCTTTAGCAGTATAAATATAGTTGAAGTGAGCAAGGCAGGTGCTTTGATCAAAGCATTCCATGCTGATATAGATAGTTTTTTTTGTCATAAGAATAATAAAACAGCATATGGTGTCCAAGGTGGTCATTATAAAGCTTCTGAGGGATTTGTGAATGATTCAAATTATTGCCTTAAATATTCTGTATGATATTTGTGTATTGTATCCTATAAGTGGAAAAGCATTTATTTTAAAGCTTTACTTGCCTGAATAgattcatttcttaaatttttagttttctttctttgttGCAGATTGTTGTTCCACCATTACCAGGAAAAGCTTTGAAACGGCAGCTTCCATTTAGAATGGATGAAGGAATTTTTGATGAGTCTTTTATTGAAGAAAGAAGAGTGGGATTAGAACAATTCATTAACAAGTAAATTCTTTGACTAATTCTACAAATCCTGACTGTTGGGAATTTGAAGTATCACTGACAAGACCAGTGTTTATTGCTAATTACCCTCAAAGGTTTTTGGACCTTTTGAATTGGTACAGTCCTTCACATTAAGGTACTGGAAGAAGTTCCAGCATTTGGACCCAGCATCATAAAGCTCTGGTAATCCCAAACTGGGATGTTATGTGACTTGGAGGGAATCCTACAAGTATTTTTACATGCATTATTCTGGGTGGTGTCATGGATTTGCTGGGTATAACCTAAGTAAATAACTATGCATTTTGTGCACCGATATGCCACTGACTGTCAGTGAATATTTGAGCTGGTGAGTGGGATGCCAGCCAAAAAGGCTTTGGTCTCAGTGGTGAGCTTCACTGGTTAATCTGAGCAGGAGCGTCGTCTGTCATGTTTCTGATGGGCCTTGTAAGCAATAGAAGAGACCTGCATTGTCAGAAGTCTGTTCACTTGCCTTGTCTATCACCATTTATCCATAGGGAATTATATTTTCCTTCATTGTCATCATAGTAATGTGTGGCTTTGTTTTTGTGGAAGTACAGGACACTTGGAAAGCCTCTTAGTGACCTATTGCTTTATTTTGGGGAGCAATCTGAAAATTTGTCTCTGACATGATTGCAACATCAGTATTACAAGGCCCATTGTACTGCAATCTAAAGTCAAACTATTGTAAACTGGAGCGCATTTTTCAGAATTTGGCATTAAGTTCAGTTGTGACAACTGATTCATTTGAATGTATCAGAAGAGAACTGATTTTTGAAGTAAAAGATAAAacattcttttattttttttgatACATTGTCAAAATGCTTGCTTAAAAAGGAATTGATTAAAAGTCAATTATGGGCAAAATGCAAGGATGGTTCCGACAAGGAGAAGATGAAATCACCATAGCATGAAATTTTGTAGCTTTTTTAAGTTGTGGAGAACTAGCATTAGCTTAATGATTCCAGTAACATGCATTATGGATCAAGGTTTCCAGAAGCCATTTTAATAGTGCCATAGAAAAGGTACCAAAGAAAGTAAATGGAAGTGCTAACAAAACAGCATAATGTGAAATTTCTTTTTGATAGGAAAAGACCCATTATCTGATGGGTGACTACAAAAATCAGATGcaaagggatcttggtgtcctTGTGAATGGTTCACAAAGATTATGCCCTTGCAACAGAACTATCGACACTAACAATTATTCTAGGAAAATTGAATACAAAAGTTGGGGATCGTGTGCTTAGTTACATAAGGTATGTACATTGTACACTACAGTCACAGTACTTTCCTCATATCTGGGACTTGCAGTTATCTAAAATGGGCAGCTATTATTTTGAAAGAATCTTTTTTTGCAGTTCATGAGTGCTTGGAATGTTCTTCCTCAAAGTGGTGAATATGGAGTTTTTGAATATTAAGGCAGTTTTACATATAGATGGAAATGCATGTGGAGTGAACTTAATGGCTAAGTAAGCTACTGCTAATTCATAACTTTCATGTATCTAATTTTATTCTCTTTTTAGAATTGCTGGTCATCCATTGGCTCAGAATGAACGCTGCCTCCACATGTTCTTACAAGAAGAATGCATTGATAGGAATTATGTACCTGGCAAAGTGCGTCAATAGGTCAGCTGGGTTCTTTGGTTTCTTCCTCACACGCCCCCTCACCTCACTTCCAGTGAATTGCATTTATTTTTACACTAAAATTATACGCATTTATAATCCCCTGTTTCTAACTTCAACCATTCTAGAGAATACAGGTTTTTCAGAATCATACATTTGCATTTTAAATACCTTGTACTCTCCCAAGTTCTACATGTGAAATGTAGGTTCTGTAGTTCAGGATTCTTGGTTTGAGTTGGGCTGAAAACATCAGATTGTTGAGGCTCCCCATTTCCCCTTGTTGTGTTTCTACCCCAAGTCCATGATTTCACTTGAAAGGGAATGGCACCATTAAAGTTTGGTTTGCTGACCATCTGGAAGTCGAGTACAATTTGTAGTTTTTGTATGCTTGATTTGACTTGTTTAAACTAGTTGTTCATATTGCAAAACTGTTAAGCTTGTGCGCCCTACAAAATGTTTTCTGTTTTCAATTCTGCTGGACAACAATTTGCTGAAGAATCAAAGTTATTTCTAAAGCTTTAACCTTCAAGGTATCTTGGTAGATACCACTGATTTGAGTACACATGCTCCAATTTCTTCAACTTTTTCTGTCATGTGATGCACTGAATGGTTTTGTATGGACTTGTAAAGGGTGATCCTCTTGGGCCAGACTTTGAATTGTAAAATTGCCTAAACTCACAAATGATTTTTAAGTGCTTAAAACTGAGCTCTTATCTACAGATAATGTGTTGATATCATGCATATAAAACTATTATAGGGTTAATATGACTGAATGTTGACGACATAtctttgaatttatttattttaatcccTTTTTGGCCAAATGTTCTGAGGGCCAGTATATAATCTGGGATTTTCCTTAAGGAGATTTAAGTATTGAATGTGCTGCAGTTGTTCTTTAGTGTAGTCGGTGAGTTTTACACTTTATTGCAAAATGTACATAAGCTATGTAGTCttagacatcttcaacatcttggCAAGTAACATTGGGCAACTTCTGTTAAAGTGATTTTGTTAAGTATTCAGTGACTTTTAATATTCAACATTCCTGTTTAATGAGCAATTGAATCCAAGAATAAAAGGATTGATGTTTGCAAGGAACTTCCTAGGAAAGGATTGAAATTTGATCTTTGGTCTCAACCATAAACTCTAAACTGTATCAGATTAATTTCTGGTTTCTCAATTTTTTTTGCTCCTTTCCATTTTTTTGCACTCTATAGTTTTACATTTTGCTGATTCATTAGTGGTGCTGCTGCTTCAGCTTGAAGTCATTGTACAAATCTTAGCATGGATTCTTTATAATTGTGGTTTTTAGTTGGTTTGATATGTAAATGTGTTAAGCACTTGTTTGTCATATTGAAGGCCTCCAAAAGAAACCTGGACATCCTCTCAACAGCTATTgcatgttgactatttatttaaAAGTGAACAATCCTGTAACTTTATGCCAGGTAAATACAATGGCATTTGGTTAAGCCATCCAGTTAATAACATTTGTTCCAAAAGTTATTCGTAAGCATACTCTGTATTTTAAATTACAA
This DNA window, taken from Hypanus sabinus isolate sHypSab1 chromosome 8, sHypSab1.hap1, whole genome shotgun sequence, encodes the following:
- the LOC132397984 gene encoding sorting nexin-12, encoding MAEALGVADTRRLHSKPQDLNDAYGPPSNFLEIDIFNPQTIGVGRSKYTTYEVRMRTNLPIFKMKDSCVRRRYSDFEWLKSELERDSKIVVPPLPGKALKRQLPFRMDEGIFDESFIEERRVGLEQFINKIAGHPLAQNERCLHMFLQEECIDRNYVPGKVRQ